The following proteins are co-located in the Flectobacillus major DSM 103 genome:
- a CDS encoding NUDIX domain-containing protein has translation MQTDEYEIGVIVGRFQVAALHTAHLELIQKVYQAHKRVLIFLGVSPVLVTKKNPLDFVTRKEMILQSFPSTTVLSLPDMLSDEKWSKELDNRIREACPVGKVLLYGGRDSFINAYSGQFSFKEIAPFTNISGTEMRKDVSQEVKASPDFRAGVIFAAYNQYPKVFPTVDIAIVHNQKVLLGRKPNQTRFRFVGGFVDPTDNSFEEAALREAQEETGLKLSQIQYIGTARIDDWRYKNEEDKIITTLFQATYQEGVPLAQDDIAELQWFEIAQLSQEDFVTEHQVLFRLFIQHR, from the coding sequence ATGCAAACTGACGAATATGAAATTGGTGTAATTGTTGGCAGGTTTCAGGTAGCTGCCCTACACACCGCACATCTCGAACTTATCCAAAAAGTATATCAAGCTCATAAACGAGTATTGATTTTTTTGGGCGTAAGTCCTGTATTGGTTACCAAGAAAAACCCGCTCGATTTTGTAACTCGCAAAGAAATGATTTTGCAGAGCTTCCCTTCCACAACGGTTTTGTCGTTGCCCGATATGCTTTCAGATGAAAAATGGAGCAAAGAGCTCGACAATCGCATTCGAGAAGCCTGTCCTGTAGGCAAAGTATTGCTATATGGCGGTCGAGATAGTTTTATTAATGCGTATTCTGGCCAGTTTTCATTCAAAGAAATAGCACCTTTTACTAATATTTCGGGAACAGAAATGCGTAAAGATGTGAGTCAAGAAGTAAAAGCCTCTCCCGATTTTAGGGCAGGTGTAATTTTTGCCGCTTATAATCAATACCCCAAGGTATTTCCAACAGTAGATATTGCTATTGTTCACAACCAAAAAGTACTTCTAGGCAGAAAGCCCAATCAAACACGCTTTAGGTTTGTTGGCGGTTTTGTAGACCCAACCGACAATAGTTTTGAGGAAGCTGCCCTCAGAGAAGCCCAAGAAGAAACTGGCCTCAAGCTCAGTCAGATACAATATATTGGAACAGCCCGAATAGACGACTGGCGATACAAAAACGAAGAAGACAAAATTATTACCACACTTTTCCAAGCAACCTATCAAGAGGGTGTTCCATTGGCACAAGATGATATAGCTGAATTACAGTGGTTTGAAATAGCTCAGCTCAGCCAAGAAGATTTCGTAACAGAGCATCAGGTATTATTTCGGCTTTTTATCCAACATCGCTAA
- a CDS encoding nicotinate phosphoribosyltransferase, giving the protein MKNNILLLTDSYKLSHYKQYPAGTSQIYSYFESRGGKFDYITFFGLQYLLKEYLAGQVVTQAKIDQATQLYAAHFGTDTLFNREGWQYILDKHQGRLPIRIKAVAEGSVIPTHNVLMTVENTDPECFWLSNFLETLLVQLWYPCTVATTSKAVKNLILDYLEQTGDPSLIDFKLHDFGFRGVSSVESASIGGAAHLVNFMGTDTVAALTFIQEYYQSNSMFGFSIPAAEHSTITSWTQDGELDAYRNMLQQYPEGLVAVVSDSYDVYHACEKLWGEALKDEILQRNGTLVVRPDSGIPKEVVLRVTEILGEKLGYTINSKGYKVLNPKIRVIQGDGVNYESIGEILENLAANGWSADNITFGMGGALLQKVHRDTQKFAFKCSCATVNGEDRLVFKDPITDHGKKSKKGRLKLILNDTHYQTVNQDEDGADLLQTVFENGEIIKEFTFDEVKNQANV; this is encoded by the coding sequence ATGAAAAACAATATCTTATTACTTACAGATAGCTACAAACTGAGCCATTATAAACAATATCCTGCTGGAACAAGCCAAATATATAGTTACTTTGAAAGCCGAGGAGGAAAGTTTGACTACATTACTTTTTTTGGTTTACAATATTTACTCAAAGAATATTTAGCTGGTCAGGTGGTTACACAAGCCAAAATAGACCAAGCTACCCAATTGTATGCCGCCCATTTTGGTACCGACACGCTCTTTAATCGTGAAGGATGGCAGTATATTTTAGACAAACACCAAGGTCGCCTACCGATTCGTATCAAGGCAGTTGCAGAAGGAAGTGTTATTCCAACTCACAATGTACTAATGACCGTAGAAAATACCGATCCCGAGTGTTTTTGGCTAAGTAATTTTCTAGAAACCCTCTTAGTACAACTTTGGTATCCATGTACAGTAGCTACTACCAGTAAAGCCGTAAAAAACCTTATTTTAGATTACCTCGAACAAACCGGAGACCCTAGCCTTATTGATTTCAAGCTACACGATTTTGGCTTTAGGGGGGTTAGTAGTGTTGAAAGTGCTAGTATTGGCGGAGCTGCCCACTTAGTTAACTTTATGGGTACAGATACCGTAGCTGCCCTAACGTTCATTCAGGAGTATTACCAAAGCAATAGCATGTTTGGGTTTAGTATTCCTGCAGCTGAGCATAGTACAATTACGAGTTGGACACAAGATGGCGAGTTGGATGCCTACCGCAATATGCTTCAGCAATATCCAGAAGGCCTAGTGGCAGTTGTAAGCGACAGCTACGATGTGTATCATGCTTGCGAGAAACTTTGGGGTGAAGCCCTAAAAGATGAAATTCTTCAACGTAATGGCACTTTAGTTGTACGCCCCGACAGTGGTATTCCTAAAGAGGTGGTATTACGGGTAACCGAAATTTTGGGCGAAAAACTGGGTTATACTATCAACTCAAAAGGATATAAAGTACTCAATCCTAAAATAAGGGTTATTCAAGGCGATGGTGTCAACTACGAGAGTATTGGAGAAATATTGGAAAACTTGGCTGCCAATGGCTGGAGTGCCGACAACATTACTTTTGGTATGGGTGGGGCTTTGTTGCAAAAAGTACACCGAGATACCCAAAAATTTGCCTTCAAATGCAGTTGTGCTACTGTCAATGGCGAAGACCGTCTGGTATTTAAAGACCCTATTACCGACCACGGCAAAAAAAGTAAAAAAGGACGACTCAAACTAATTTTGAACGATACCCATTACCAAACTGTCAATCAAGATGAGGATGGGGCTGATTTGCTCCAAACAGTTTTTGAAAATGGCGAAATTATAAAAGAATTTACCTTTGACGAAGTTAAAAATCAGGCCAATGTTTAG
- a CDS encoding GNAT family N-acetyltransferase, which translates to MQISIQQGSLNDVQTVTNGIPEFINPHSIEEYQRRFALASHHLILVAYHENQPVGFKVGYQKDLDGSFYSWMGGVLPAYRQNKIAKKLADAMELWAKEQGFTSIIFKTRNSLKPMLMFGLSNGFYIIDFEKREPIEASRILLQKFL; encoded by the coding sequence ATGCAAATTTCTATTCAACAAGGTAGCCTCAACGACGTTCAGACAGTTACAAATGGTATTCCCGAATTTATTAATCCGCATTCTATCGAGGAATATCAACGGCGTTTTGCTCTGGCATCTCATCATCTTATTTTGGTAGCCTACCACGAAAACCAACCCGTTGGCTTCAAAGTTGGGTATCAAAAAGACCTTGATGGTTCATTTTATAGCTGGATGGGAGGGGTATTGCCTGCTTATCGTCAAAATAAAATCGCTAAAAAATTGGCTGATGCTATGGAGCTTTGGGCCAAAGAACAAGGTTTTACAAGCATTATTTTCAAAACACGTAATAGCTTAAAACCAATGCTGATGTTTGGGTTGTCGAATGGGTTTTATATTATAGATTTTGAAAAAAGAGAGCCAATTGAAGCAAGTAGAATACTTTTACAAAAATTTTTATAA
- the amaB gene encoding L-piperidine-6-carboxylate dehydrogenase, translating to MHEILNSLGIAHLNHGTSTGLKSWSSGEVVIDSFSPVDGDLIAQVYQTSVSDYETVVKKAQEAFHLWKTVPVPKRGEIVRQMGEAFRTHKDALGKLVSYEMGKSLQEGLGEVQEIIDICDFAVGLSRQLYGLTMHSERPAHRMYEQWHPIGIVGIISAFNFPVAVWSWNAMIAWVCGNVCVWKPSEKTPLTAIACQHIISGVLRKNELPEGLSSIISGDAPVGDWLVSDKRIALISATGSTRMGKAVGSKVAERFGKCLLELGGNNAIIVTEQADLNIAIPAIVFGAVGTAGQRCTTTRRVIVHQAIYEQVKERLLKAYTQLKIGNPLDPHNHVGPLIDKKAVEAYLYAAKQVKEEGGSMLIDAHVLEGEGYGSGCYVKPCIAEVKNHFAIVQHETFAPILYLISYQTLEEAIALQNDVPQGLSSAIFTLNIREAELFLSASGSDCGIANVNIGTSGAEIGGAFGGEKETGGGRESGSDAWKAYMRRQTNTINYGNTLPLAQGIKFDF from the coding sequence ATGCACGAAATATTAAACTCACTTGGTATTGCTCACCTCAATCATGGTACCAGTACTGGCCTAAAATCGTGGTCGTCGGGTGAGGTTGTTATCGACTCTTTTTCACCTGTCGATGGTGATTTGATTGCACAAGTATATCAAACTTCTGTTTCTGATTATGAAACGGTAGTGAAAAAAGCCCAAGAGGCTTTTCATTTGTGGAAAACCGTACCCGTACCCAAGCGTGGTGAAATAGTACGACAAATGGGCGAGGCTTTTCGTACTCACAAAGATGCCTTAGGCAAATTGGTATCGTACGAAATGGGCAAAAGCCTCCAAGAAGGCTTGGGCGAAGTTCAAGAAATTATCGACATCTGTGATTTTGCCGTAGGCTTGTCACGACAACTTTATGGACTAACCATGCACTCAGAACGCCCTGCCCACAGAATGTACGAGCAGTGGCATCCCATAGGCATAGTAGGTATTATTTCGGCCTTCAACTTTCCTGTGGCGGTATGGTCGTGGAATGCCATGATTGCTTGGGTTTGTGGCAATGTATGTGTTTGGAAACCTTCCGAAAAAACACCTCTAACGGCTATTGCTTGCCAACATATTATCAGTGGTGTACTTCGCAAAAATGAATTACCTGAAGGGCTTTCTAGTATTATTTCGGGCGATGCCCCTGTAGGCGATTGGTTGGTATCGGATAAACGTATCGCCTTGATTTCGGCCACAGGCTCGACCCGAATGGGAAAAGCTGTAGGAAGTAAAGTAGCCGAGCGTTTTGGTAAATGCCTGCTAGAACTTGGCGGCAATAACGCCATTATTGTTACAGAACAAGCCGACTTGAATATCGCTATTCCTGCTATTGTATTTGGTGCGGTAGGCACTGCTGGGCAGCGATGTACCACTACACGGAGAGTTATTGTTCACCAAGCCATTTATGAGCAAGTTAAAGAGCGTTTGCTAAAAGCATATACGCAATTGAAAATTGGGAATCCGCTCGACCCTCATAATCATGTAGGGCCTTTGATAGACAAAAAGGCAGTAGAGGCCTATCTTTACGCAGCCAAACAAGTAAAAGAAGAAGGTGGCTCAATGCTTATCGATGCCCATGTACTAGAAGGCGAAGGTTATGGGTCGGGCTGTTATGTCAAACCTTGTATTGCCGAAGTTAAAAACCATTTCGCCATAGTACAGCACGAAACTTTTGCCCCTATTCTGTACTTGATTTCGTACCAAACTTTAGAAGAAGCTATTGCCTTACAAAATGATGTACCTCAAGGGCTATCGTCGGCTATTTTTACCCTCAATATTCGTGAAGCAGAGTTATTCTTGTCGGCAAGTGGCTCAGACTGTGGTATTGCCAATGTCAATATTGGTACTTCGGGAGCCGAAATTGGTGGGGCTTTTGGTGGCGAAAAAGAAACTGGCGGCGGGCGTGAATCTGGCTCGGATGCTTGGAAAGCCTACATGCGTCGCCAAACCAATACTATTAATTATGGCAATACATTGCCTCTGGCTCAAGGTATCAAATTTGATTTTTAA
- a CDS encoding DUF1338 domain-containing protein, which yields MKSQEIITQELMSKLWQNYCQRVTYAQQYADMVLAKGGNVVNDHCAFRTFNTLTGAQKSGIEAISEVLESLGYEKIAPYSFPSKHLNSFHYQHPTNINFPKFFVTQLEVSELSETTQELINEAVANAVDLLAGEPRILLAKLAEQKALADTQANILVNALVKFFARPWSPAKRSTILAVNQESQFAAWTLLHGNAVNHFTAYINHQHVPEWNDIESTMKALENAGVPIKPAIEGAKGSKLRQSSTQAIDEPCPVIEADGSEGSLLWSYAYYELAERNYIQQEDGQSVWFDGFLGEQATNLFEMTKR from the coding sequence ATGAAAAGTCAAGAAATCATAACACAAGAATTGATGAGTAAACTTTGGCAAAACTATTGCCAAAGAGTAACCTATGCCCAACAATATGCCGATATGGTATTGGCCAAAGGTGGCAATGTTGTAAACGACCACTGTGCCTTCAGAACATTCAATACTTTGACTGGAGCTCAAAAATCGGGTATCGAAGCTATTTCGGAAGTACTGGAAAGTTTGGGTTATGAAAAAATAGCCCCTTATTCGTTTCCATCAAAACACTTGAATTCTTTCCATTATCAGCATCCTACCAATATCAATTTCCCTAAGTTTTTTGTAACACAATTGGAGGTAAGCGAATTGTCGGAAACAACCCAAGAACTTATTAATGAAGCAGTTGCCAATGCCGTTGATTTATTGGCTGGCGAACCTCGTATATTATTGGCCAAATTGGCAGAGCAAAAAGCTTTAGCCGATACTCAGGCCAATATTCTGGTAAATGCCTTGGTAAAATTCTTTGCTCGGCCGTGGTCACCTGCCAAACGTTCTACTATTTTGGCGGTCAATCAAGAGTCTCAATTTGCAGCATGGACGCTTTTGCATGGCAATGCTGTTAATCACTTTACGGCCTATATTAATCATCAGCATGTACCCGAATGGAATGATATTGAGTCAACGATGAAGGCTCTCGAAAATGCTGGTGTACCTATCAAGCCAGCAATTGAAGGAGCAAAAGGTAGCAAATTACGCCAAAGCTCGACACAAGCTATTGACGAGCCTTGCCCTGTAATAGAGGCCGATGGCTCGGAAGGCTCTTTGCTGTGGTCGTATGCGTATTATGAATTAGCCGAACGCAACTATATCCAGCAAGAGGATGGTCAATCAGTATGGTTCGATGGATTTTTGGGCGAACAGGCTACTAATCTTTTTGAAATGACCAAAAGATAA
- a CDS encoding saccharopine dehydrogenase family protein, which yields MKKILVIGMGKVGSLVGVLLSKRFDVTGLDKNVPAVSVAFPTIQGDVSNRALLEELIPTFDAVVSCMPYNLNLAIAQTAYKAGKHYFDLTEDVPTTTAIRAMAAQGSQGVLAPQCGLAPGFIGIVGADLANRFTRLRDIELRVGALPKYPNGLLGYSFTWSPAGVINEYINDCEVIHNGKTKLVSALDGLETINIEGMEFEAFSTSGGLGTMCETYSGKVDTLNYKTIRYPGHGKLMRFLLYELILKDRRELIEEILTQAKPPVQEDVVYVYAVVEGWKNDHLEREEFYHAYSPKIIDGQHWRAISWTTAASIVAVVELVADGKLPQNGFIKQEEISLESLLNTTTGQFFK from the coding sequence ATGAAAAAAATACTTGTTATTGGTATGGGCAAAGTAGGCTCGCTAGTTGGCGTGCTACTTTCCAAACGTTTTGATGTAACAGGACTTGACAAAAACGTTCCTGCTGTTTCGGTAGCTTTTCCTACCATACAAGGTGATGTTTCCAACCGTGCTTTGTTAGAAGAACTTATCCCAACCTTCGATGCTGTGGTATCGTGTATGCCTTACAACCTCAATTTGGCAATTGCCCAAACAGCTTATAAGGCAGGAAAACATTATTTTGACCTTACCGAAGATGTACCCACCACTACCGCTATTCGAGCAATGGCCGCTCAGGGAAGCCAAGGGGTTTTAGCACCACAATGTGGGCTAGCACCAGGGTTTATTGGAATTGTTGGGGCAGACCTTGCCAATCGCTTTACTCGCCTGCGTGACATAGAGTTGCGTGTGGGGGCATTGCCCAAATATCCCAACGGTTTATTGGGCTATTCGTTTACGTGGTCGCCTGCGGGGGTTATCAATGAGTACATCAACGACTGTGAGGTAATTCATAATGGCAAAACCAAACTGGTATCGGCATTGGATGGCCTCGAAACTATCAATATTGAAGGAATGGAGTTTGAGGCCTTTAGTACTTCGGGCGGCTTGGGTACTATGTGCGAAACCTATTCGGGCAAAGTAGATACACTTAATTATAAGACTATCCGATACCCGGGTCATGGTAAATTAATGCGTTTTTTGTTGTATGAATTGATTCTAAAAGACCGCCGTGAGTTGATAGAGGAAATTTTGACACAAGCCAAACCACCTGTTCAAGAGGACGTTGTATATGTATATGCCGTAGTGGAGGGCTGGAAAAACGACCACCTAGAACGAGAAGAGTTTTATCATGCCTATTCTCCTAAAATTATCGACGGACAACACTGGCGAGCTATTTCGTGGACAACCGCCGCTTCTATTGTGGCTGTTGTCGAGCTTGTTGCCGATGGCAAATTACCACAAAATGGATTTATTAAGCAAGAAGAAATTTCGTTAGAAAGCTTACTAAATACTACTACTGGTCAGTTTTTCAAATAA
- a CDS encoding PepSY-like domain-containing protein produces the protein MKKIVFCVSIFGLGLLASCSEQLAIQQPADASATTVPSAVKTTVLREFPQATQVSYSALDNNKVYGVDLKISNTTVELTVSANGAVLSSFKVSDDSTKIILPVAAKTYLSTNYSGYQLERLGQGTDADGNTLYKVLIEYNNQKITVVFDTNGVFVAEFKEPQRAGNHKGKERKFYQSTYDDLPTTIKDQLTGYTFLKAAVNADSTSNKYYFVLAQKDSVYYEFSFDNAGKLLKTNTYTAEVRKIEDKSLKQADLPTTIATYIQTNYAGWKYEKGTVISKNGVVDSYYILLSNNKKQVTLVFDTNGQLLKSSELELKLPKFEDVTITLDQLPDAIKTYLTTTYTGWTLDKAVVYQVNSVAEAYYVHIKVDNTKYHVYFDKDGKFLWARKGE, from the coding sequence ATGAAAAAGATAGTATTTTGTGTATCCATTTTTGGCCTAGGCTTGTTAGCAAGTTGCTCAGAACAATTGGCTATTCAGCAGCCCGCCGACGCTTCGGCCACGACTGTACCTTCGGCCGTTAAAACTACCGTTTTGCGGGAATTTCCGCAGGCAACACAGGTAAGTTATTCGGCATTAGACAACAATAAAGTATATGGTGTAGACCTAAAAATAAGTAATACCACCGTAGAACTGACCGTTTCGGCTAATGGAGCTGTACTAAGTAGCTTCAAGGTATCGGACGACAGTACAAAAATTATTTTGCCAGTCGCTGCCAAAACGTATTTATCAACCAACTACAGTGGATATCAATTAGAGCGTCTGGGGCAAGGAACAGATGCTGACGGTAATACTTTATACAAAGTACTGATTGAATACAACAACCAAAAAATCACGGTGGTATTTGATACCAATGGTGTTTTTGTAGCTGAATTTAAAGAACCTCAAAGAGCTGGTAATCATAAAGGGAAGGAGCGAAAGTTTTATCAGAGTACATACGACGACCTGCCCACTACCATCAAAGACCAACTGACAGGTTATACTTTCCTAAAAGCAGCCGTCAATGCCGATTCTACGAGTAATAAATATTATTTTGTATTGGCTCAAAAAGACAGTGTTTACTACGAATTTTCGTTCGACAATGCTGGAAAACTTCTTAAAACCAATACTTATACAGCTGAGGTTCGAAAAATAGAAGACAAATCGTTGAAGCAAGCTGATTTGCCTACTACAATTGCTACTTACATTCAAACTAATTATGCTGGCTGGAAATACGAAAAAGGAACTGTTATTAGCAAAAATGGAGTAGTTGATTCTTATTATATTTTGTTATCGAACAACAAAAAGCAAGTAACTCTGGTATTTGATACCAATGGGCAGTTGCTAAAAAGTAGCGAACTAGAACTTAAATTACCCAAATTTGAAGATGTTACAATAACGCTCGACCAACTACCCGACGCTATCAAAACATACCTAACCACTACTTACACTGGCTGGACACTCGACAAAGCAGTTGTATATCAGGTAAATAGTGTTGCCGAAGCGTATTATGTACATATCAAAGTAGATAATACCAAATACCATGTGTATTTTGACAAAGACGGCAAGTTTTTATGGGCAAGGAAAGGAGAGTGA